The following are encoded together in the Montipora capricornis isolate CH-2021 chromosome 5, ASM3666992v2, whole genome shotgun sequence genome:
- the LOC138048811 gene encoding uncharacterized protein, producing MAWRINKHGGVYKKGAAFPLQKRYQIAASYLRTGSCGAAAAENMCTYDTARNIVNKFLTTGLFDPGGRGSPHTIMPPWKVAYLEALVTHDPFMYLTEIQKALRDDLNLPVAEIPSIPTICRTLISLDLTRHKAAKVPLERFTPQNRARRTAFVEWRRTVDPRKLYFVDETAIQLVNGVRTTGRCHTNSNVPVVTNRGDERVKMSVLSVIGYDSGIIGAYPIHGSFNRLQFNYGMTQYFVPLIPRDSFLVMDNASIHNERDLINILAPKNITLVKLPPYSYDFNPIELVFGSVKVYVRRWPELLSANMSFAIVNAFLQVHVRSVQKFYRKCWQVMS from the coding sequence ATGGCGTGGAGAATTAACAAGCATGGTGGCGTTTACAAAAAAGGAGCAGCTTTTCCCTTGCAGAAGCGATACCAAATTGCCGCATCCTATCTTCGAACTGGCAGTTGTGGTGCTGCTGCAGCGGAGAACATGTGTACTTACGACACTGCGCGAAACATCGTCAACAAGTTTTTGACGACTGGCCTTTTTGACCCGGGAGGAAGAGGTTCACCGCACACGATTATGCCGCCATGGAAAGTGGCCTACCTGGAAGCACTTGTTACACACGACCCATTTATGTATCTCACTGAAATCCAGAAAGCCCTTCGAGACGACCTAAACTTACCTGTAGCTGAAATTCCATCTATTCCTACAATTTGCAGAACTCTTATCAGTTTAGATTTAACGAGACACAAGGCAGCAAAGGTACCATTGGAAAGGTTTACACCTCAGAACAGAGCTCGACGAACGGCTTTTGTGGAATGGAGAAGAACTGTTGACCCAAGAAAGCTTTATTTTGTTGACGAGACTGCTATTCAACTCGTTAATGGGGTACGAACCACTGGACGGTGCCACACAAATAGCAATGTTCCCGTAGTCACGAACAGAGGAGACGAACGCGTGAAAATGTCAGTATTAAGTGTGATCGGCTACGACAGCGGAATCATTGGAGCATACCCTATCCACGGAAGCTTCAACAGACTTCAGTTTAACTACGGTATGACACAATATTTTGTTCCTTTAATTCCACGCGATTCATTCCTGGTAATGGACAATGCTTCGATTCACAATGAAAGAGACCTAATAAACATTTTAGCACCTAAGAACATTACCCTTGTTAAACTACCACCGTATTCTTATGACTTCAACCCAATCGAACTTGTATTCGGTAGTGTCAAAGTGTATGTTAGGAGATGGCCTGAGCTACTCAGTGCCAACATGTCATTTGCCATTGTAAATGCATTTTTGCAAGTTCATGTCCGCAGCGTCCAGAAATTTTACCGCAAGTGTTGGCAAGTTATGAGTTAG
- the LOC138048813 gene encoding uncharacterized protein, protein MPGPHFCNFCKNHGVSTRVTHAHRASCPWKDCVCLNCTRTRHRNSYHRNLRNIETSTVTSTTTTPVAAVAGTLGTVSAANVLAVANSGQKASATSVAAARAAKAKRLKDENKNEQMNRFVNNFMANLSEEEKKLPFLTNHARALRAYSEGSMQRTENHGQVTERQPSAVMALTQLEAAFPHIPFTTLEQLFRECGENVNTVLDHLTTNEASGQAQLQQPMCTMTVDDCENLRRLSALFPQFSNMLDDCFSSFSFDFGKTVDFLVSLTSSSTGSSSSPLSLSSPSSLVLSFSGAEDSLPSSSALPDPLSSFLSFPEGHTSGRRPFRCPHCGYTCEAQDFHFCPHCGHPLDGRPRL, encoded by the exons ATGCCTGGCCcacatttttgtaatttttgtaaaaaccaTGGGGTCTCAACAAGGGTTACACACGCTCATAGAGCGAGTTGCCCTTGGAAGGACTGTGTCTGCCTGAATTGTACCAGAACGCGGCACAGAAATTCCTATCACCGCAATTTGAGGAATATAGAGACATCCACAGTCACCAGCACCACAACAACACCGGTCGCTGCGGTCGCCGGAACTCTCGGAACTGTTTCCGCTGCTAATGTTCTCGCAGTAGCAAATTCTGGACAAAAAGCGAGTGCCACTTCGGTTGCGGCTGCCAGAGCCG CTAAAGCAAAGCGTTTGaaggatgaaaacaaaaatgagcaaATGAACAGATTTGTCAACAATTTCATGGCAAATCTCTCAGAAGAGGAGAAAAAGCTGCCATTCCTAACCAACCATGCAAGGGCTTTGAGGGCCTATTCAGAAGGCAGTATGCAGAGG ACAGAGAACCATGGGCAGGTAACAGAAAGACAGCCGTCAGCAGTCATGGCCCTCACGCAACTGGAGGCAGCCTTTCCTCACATTCCCTTTACAACTTTGGAGCAGTTGTTCAGGGAATGTGGGGAAAATGTAAACACTGTGCTTGACCATCTGACGACCAATGAAGCAAGCGGCCAGGCTCAATTACAACAACCCATGTGTACTATGACAGTGGATGATTGTGAAAACCTCCGCCGACTTTCAGCTTTATTTCCACAGTTTTCCAACATGCTGGATGATTGTTTTTCCTCGTTTTCCTTTGATTTTGGTAAAACTGTTGATTTTTTGGTTAGTCTAACTTCATCCTCAACTGGCTCGTCATCATCACCACTATctttatcatcaccatcatcacttGTGTTAAGTTTTTCTGGTGCAGAAGACTCCCTTCCCTCCTCTTCTGCACTTCCAGACCCCCTGTCAAGCTTCTTAAGTTTTCCTGAAGGGCACACAAGTGGCAGAAGGCCATTCAGGTGCCCTCACTGTGGGTACACTTGTGAGGCACAGGATTTCCATTTTTGCCCACATTGTGGGCACCCTCTGGATGGTAGGCCCCGCCTTTGA